A genomic window from Mesorhizobium sp. 131-2-1 includes:
- a CDS encoding DUF1127 domain-containing protein translates to MLVNLPTIVNLLPLVAVGPLVDWLSRRAEQKAQLKAMDELTESPNDLLRDIGISRDDIETTRLLSSRRAVG, encoded by the coding sequence ATGCTTGTGAACCTTCCTACGATTGTGAACCTTCTTCCTCTTGTCGCAGTTGGTCCCCTTGTGGACTGGCTCAGTCGCCGAGCCGAACAGAAGGCGCAATTGAAGGCAATGGACGAGCTGACCGAGTCACCGAACGACCTGCTCAGAGACATTGGGATTTCCCGTGATGACATCGAGACCACGCGCCTGCTGTCCAGTCGGAGGGCGGTGGGCTAA